A window of Solanum stenotomum isolate F172 chromosome 3, ASM1918654v1, whole genome shotgun sequence contains these coding sequences:
- the LOC125858242 gene encoding putative receptor-like protein kinase At1g80870: MTSRQPIPSNPKPMSGIIFLIITILASLIILFAILYFLYYLWYSLVHRSRTNPYDSSTPLVKLHRFSYKELKSATEGFSDSTSIGKGGSGTVYKGILKDGKLVAVKLLDSGSFQNEREFQNELQILGGIKSPLVVSLLGYCVERNKRLVVYEYMPNRSLQESLFSESSLCMNWGRRFDVILDVARALAFLHLDCDPPVIHGDVKPSNVLLDSEYKAKLSDFGLSRLKLEEEFGVDMFSQELGKSQELWKSQDLSGNLGGMTTGTETPTPIGTPMESQDEVDFAMALQASSSSKGSKIFQNIRPFGFNSVTQNLSFFNENDATTRTAKGKEVSIVENGVASYDEELSSVDHRKELDLGGGDDKARNIKQWGKDWWWKQDGSGELCSKDYVKEWIGSQICPSTNPEWDLEKKCSPQKTSIDISAPLSKPEEVQETTLQEQEPKTLKKESDKEITEKTCNKKPRKMKEWWKEEHLDELSKKSKKAKRLESFCKKRFKIPHFDIGKRFRFKRKRKFGMQDENGDDPDAEFSFRKGWKRKHTRSMGSDMWSGDLYSRELSSTTSMRGTLCYVAPEYGGCGYLMEKADIYSFGVLVLVIVSGRRPLHVLNSPMKLEKANLVSWCKQLAHAGNVLELVDERLKDDYNKEQASLCINLALACLQKMPELRPDISDIVKILKGEMELPSLPFEFSPSPPSRTFSRSKRRHKSYAE; encoded by the coding sequence ATGACTTCAAGACAGCCAATTCCTTCAAATCCAAAACCCATGTCAGGCATAATTTTCCTCATCATTACAATCTTAGCTTCACTTATAATCTTGTTTgccattctttattttctttactaTCTTTGGTATTCATTGGTGCATCGTTCTCGTACTAATCCTTATGATTCCAGTACACCCCTTGTTAAGCTTCATAGGTTTAGTTACAAAGAGTTGAAATCAGCAACTGAAGGTTTTAGTGATTCCACTTCTATTGGAAAAGGGGGATCTGGAACTGTATACAAAGGGATTCTTAAAGATGGGAAATTGGTTGCTGTTAAGTTATTGGACTCTGGTTCATTTCAGAATGAAAGGGAGTTTCAGAATGAACTTCAGATTCTTGGTGGGATAAAATCTCCTCTTGTAGTTTCTCTTCTTGGTTATTGTGTTGAGAGAAATAAAAGACTTGTTGTGTATGAGTATATGCCTAATAGAAGTTTGCAAGAATCCCTTTTTTCTGAGTCAAGTTTGTGTATGAATTGGGGTAGAAggtttgatgtcattcttgatGTTGCTAGAGCATTGGCATTTTTGCATCTTGATTGTGACCCACCAGTGATTCATGGGGATGTTAAGCCTAGCAATGTGCTTCTTGATTCAGAGTACAAGGCTAAGCTTTCTGATTTTGGGTTGTCAAGATTGAAACTTGAGGAGGAATTTGGTGTTGATATGTTTAGTCAAGAATTGGGGAAGAGTCAAGAGTTGTGGAAAAGTCAAGACCTTTCTGGGAATTTAGGGGGGATGACTACAGGCACTGAGACTCCAACACCAATTGGGACACCTATGGAGAGTCAAGATGAGGTAGATTTTGCTATGGCTTTAcaagcttcttcttcttccaaaggcagtaaaattttccaaaatattagACCTTTTGGCTTTAATTCTGTTActcaaaatttgagtttttttaatGAGAACGATGCCACAACTAGGACTGCCAAGGGAAAGGAAGTGTCAATTGTTGAAAATGGTGTAGCAAGTTATGATGAGGAGCTTAGTAGTGTTGATCATAGGAAAGAGTTGGATTTGGGTGGTGGAGATGATAAAGCAAGAAATATCAAACAATGGGGTAAAGATTGGTGGTGGAAACAGGATGGTAGTGGTGAATTATGTAGCAAAGATTATGTAAAGGAGTGGATTGGAAGCCAGATTTGCCCATCAACTAATCCTGAGTGGGACTTAGAAAAGAAATGCTCACCCCAGAAAACCAGTATAGATATTTCAGCACCACTGAGTAAACCTGAGGAAGTGCAAGAAACCACATTACAAGAACAAGAGCCAAAAACTCTCAAGAAAGAGTCCGATAAGGAGATAACGGAGAAAACGTGTAATAAGAAGCCTAGGAAAATGAAAGAGTGGTGGAAAGAGGAGCATCTTGATGAACTAAGCAAGAAGAGTAAGAAGGCCAAGAGACTAGAAAGTTTCTGTAAGAAGCGGTTCAAGATTCCACATTTTGATATTGGTAAACGCTTTCGATTCAAGAGAAAGAGGAAATTCGGAATGCAGGATGAGAATGGAGATGATCCAGATGCAGAATTCAGTTTTAGGAAAGGTTGGAAGAGAAAGCATACGCGATCAATGGGTAGTGATATGTGGAGCGGTGATCTATACAGTCGAGAGTTAAGCAGCACGACGAGCATGAGAGGTACATTGTGCTATGTTGCACCAGAATATGGAGGGTGTGGTTACTTAATGGAAAAGGCTGATATATACAGCTTTGGAGTTCTTGTCCTTGTGATAGTCTCTGGTAGGAGGCCATTACATGTCCTTAATTCACCAATGAAACTCGAGAAAGCAAATCTGGTAAGCTGGTGTAAACAGCTAGCTCATGCTGGAAATGTGTTAGAACTTGTTGATGAAAGACTAAAAGATGACtacaacaaagaacaagcaagtctCTGCATTAACTTGGCACTTGCTTGCTTACAAAAAATGCCTGAATTACGGCCTGACATTAGTGACATTGTTAAGATTTTGAAAGGTGAGATGGAGTTACCATCCCTCCCTTTCGAATTCTCTCCCTCCCCACCTTCGAGAACGTTCAGCAGATCAAAACGACGACATAAGAGTTACGCAGAATAG